In Zingiber officinale cultivar Zhangliang chromosome 3A, Zo_v1.1, whole genome shotgun sequence, the DNA window gcatttgatATATTTCTTAAATTTTCACTTCGTTTCTCAAACTTTCTATCAGTCTTGCATGGGGTAAAAATGGAAATTCATGTTTTGGTTAATTAACTGTCATTTCTTTTactgacttttttttttaatgttttcttcAGTTTTCAGGCTTTGTCTACATCTTTTTGCGGAAACCATCTATGAATCATCATGGGTAACAAGAACCAGAGATTTTGCTTttccatttttattattttataaagagCAGTCATATGTGAGCAATTTGCAGAAGCAGGGGCTATGCTGGATCAATTGCCTGATTGTTACCCTATCAAACTATCAGTATCACTTCTTTGAAGAATGCTTGCACAGCCAAACCTAGTCTCAATCCAACAAAATATAGGAGCTTCTTTCAAGTGATTTCTCCACTTCCAAATCTGAGCTTCCATCGATTAGCAAAACAGCCAAGTTAGGCAAAGAAAGAAGAGTAGCTGAAATCACTTACCAATCCTTGCATCCGTCACACTGGACCATCAGATCATCCGGGTTGTAAGGCATCTCACACTTGCAGTACCTGACATGAACAATACAACCTCAATAGATAAAAGTACAAACACAAGAAAGGCACCCAAAGAAGGCAAAGCGTACACTGCTACGCGATCAGGCGTGAAGGCCCCAGTGGCAGCCTTGTACTCGAAGCGGCAGAAGTAATCCTCAGCGCCCACATTCTCCAACTTGGTGTAGTTTTTGAAGGTGTGGACAACACACTTGCCCTCGATGGTGTGCGCACTCTGCACGTCATAGTGGTCAGAGAGGAACAGCTCCTTGGCGCCATGGAACTGCCGGCGGCCACCCATGGACTCCTCGGGTCGGTAGTACCACCGAACCTTCACCCTCACGTTATTACGGTGATCGGCCTCGATCTTCTCCACTCTCGCCACGTACGGCGGCTTGTCCGACTCCGATGGCCGCATCAACACGCAGTTGCCGACTACAATACAACCCCCACGCTTCCAGAACAAATTAGCAGCTAAAAAAATGAAAGAGTAACAGATCAAAAAGCACACCGATTGCACAGAAAACAAGACTGTACCTTCGACGACCTTGTTGGTGCCCCTGATGGTGTAGGAATCGAGGTCCTTCTTGCCTGGCTTTGTCTTGGCCATCAGCTGAAAGGGGAGCGGAACCGAGCGAGTGAAGTCTCCAATGAGTCCTCGTGTTGGGGCTAATCGCTTGCGCAGGCGGTGGTGGCGAGAGCGTGGATCAAAGAGGAAGGTGAAAGGACGTGAAATGGAGGTCTCATGGAAACCctagagaaaaagagagagagagagagagagagagaggggggggggggggggggggcaaagaAATGTCTCGTCGGGCTCTcagggaattttttttttttatttcagatATTGTATATGGATCTTCAATACTAGTATCGAGTGGACAACTCTCAATGGGATtcgaattttgataaaattaaagtaaatacatttttttatgtattatttattattttaaaaagttagtaATCGTccgtaatttatttttttcatattgaccctaggacggattgacggggatGCTAGGGGCGAGCCTATTCATCTTTGCCACAATGAGTGGACAACTCTCAAATCGATCGTTACATAAATACGAGAAGTCCAAATGGATTCTCATGTTTCCGTTTGAGATCGTTGATAGATGAGTCATCAATGAGTTATTTTCTAAATTGATAAAGTCATCGAATCttcaaggaagaggaggaagggagCAAAATCAACTAGAGTGTCTGAAAGCCtgagagacaaaaaaaaaagagattagaaTAAGGGCAAAGGGTGTTTTAGCTTAGTTATTTCGATGTTCAAATCAATTTCGGGAGGGGGAGGaggagagagagggagaagaacaGTGAATGAGGAGGTATAGTGATTATCTGTGTGTGTTTTCATACCTAGTCTGTATAAGCGAATTTCCTATTATAACACTGCTGGTGAAAGAATAATGTCTCTCTCCTCATTAATTTAGCATTATATCATAATAGGAAAAATGTCAAGTGTCGTTGGCTTGTTAGGTCGGTGGAGACAAGCCAAGTGGCATTGGCCTGTCGGATAGACAAGACTGAGATAAAGGAATTGAGTGAGTCAAGTTTCCGATGTTAGGCAGACGGAACTGAAGAGGGGGGGTGGGGAGCTGAGCCACAGGAGTCGGGTAGACCGAACTATTAGGGATATAATCAAAGTCTTACATTAGAAAGATATAGAAAAGATCACGGGTTTAAAAAGatataagatatctccattggcatgacgTCTTTAGGGTAGAAtccaaaaataaatccatgaggaTTTAGGTCAAAATTGGACAATATCAtcttattgtggagatatgtgaattcaTTTTAGACATAACAATGGTATCAAAGTCATGATCTAGACCAGATGCTATGTGGGGTAGCCTTGAACGAAATTGAGGGGAGACCCAGAGCAAGTCAAGGTGGCCAGATGCTTTGTGAGGAAACCCATAGCAAGTCAGGGGTGACAAGATGGTTGTGGGGATATCCGAAGTAGGTCGAGGCTACCGGATGCTTGCGGGAGGCACacagtaggtcaagagtgattgGATACTTGTGAGAAGACCTGaaataggtcaagagtgaccagatgcttacggagaggcccgaagcaggtcaaggtgatcgaATACTTGAGGGGAGGTTCGGAGCAGGTCAGGAtaatcggatgcttgcgaggaaTGCTCGTAGTAGGTTAAGATAACTGGATACTTGTGGGGAgacccgaagcaggtcagggtaATTGGATGCTTGTGAGGAGGCCTGGATCAGGTCAAAGTGACTAGTTGCTTGCGGGGAAGGCATGGAGCAAGTCAAGAGTGATCAGATGCTCTCGGGGAGGACCAAACCATCAGAGTAATGGTGGTCCTTCTTTTTAGGAGAGGATTATTAGTGTAGGATTGGAAAGACGTTAGaggggagaggaagaggaggggggcgggggagtgaatagcgatcgtcgaaaatcGAGAGCGAATCGAAGCACGCActagaagaaaagaaaataatgttAACAaatcaagttttacttggttcggagcctttgatgactcctactccaaagcccgcacTTGTtaagtgcttttgttgggcaatccactatcagttTGTAAATGTATTACAGGAATTGGTTACAAgcctaggttgagaatgaccccaagaggagctcataaggattgtcatgttaaaccctgcaggtggacttagtccgacatgacgataacgttgagtggtactactcttggactaagatattaattaagtgagttgtcagtaactcatttaattagtggacattcattatcttaaacacagggagactaacacactcataataagaaggagcccaaaacgtaatttaggattggtgtggtagttcaataataattctttagtggaatgaattattattgatgaaattaagttgtgttcggggcgaacacgggaagcttaatttcatcgggatatcaaaaccaattcctcctctcggtccctatcgtagcctcttgtatatagagatttatacccaccacatacccactgcTTACCCATCCCAAGGGGGCCggtcaagctagggtcggctaagaccaagtggttgaaccaagttggtggccggccaatgcttggagttcAAGCATGATGTGGgcggccacatcacattaaaagggattttatttataaatttttcttatgtggattctatgattttaaaagagagtttaaaatttaaatctttccttttatagctttctacaaaagattaaattaagattaagatttgaaatctttccttatttatagattgaaaggtagattttaattttgagaaaactttccttttttaaccatgttcatgatttaaaagagagtttaaaaattaaatattctcttttataagtttcaacaaaagattaagaaaagatttgatatctttccttatttgtagattgaaaggagtttttaatttttagagataactttcctttttggaaatcatccacatgtttaaaagaaagattttaatttataaaattttcttttacaaaccaccatgaagggaaaaattattggataattattttttaaatttccggaaacaaattaggaagttttaattcttgtgaattaaaactttccttgatggagAATTTTAAGTGGCTggccatatgatttaagaaaaggttttttaattttaattaattaaattttccttttcatgacaaaggaattaaggaagtttttatttaaatttccttatttgccaagaggggggtagaggtaccttcatgtaagcgaactctattctattttctcctctctttttctccttgggtgtggtcggcccctcctctttctctcttccccttcttgtggccgaaacctcttcattggtggagttgctttggtggccggatcaagcaaggagaagaaggagagaaaggaagccttgtttctaacatcccttggagcattggtggtggtcgaacctcttcatctttggaggagctcttggtggccgaaacctagaaggaagaagaa includes these proteins:
- the LOC122051805 gene encoding chromatin remodeling protein EBS-like isoform X1 encodes the protein MAKTKPGKKDLDSYTIRGTNKVVEVGNCVLMRPSESDKPPYVARVEKIEADHRNNVRVKVRWYYRPEESMGGRRQFHGAKELFLSDHYDVQSAHTIEGKCVVHTFKNYTKLENVGAEDYFCRFEYKAATGAFTPDRVAVYCKCEMPYNPDDLMVQCDGCKDWFHPPCMGMAIEQAKKLEHFLCADCDTENDAKRSANGFPASPVSEPKAEPKRRKR
- the LOC122051805 gene encoding chromatin remodeling protein EBS-like isoform X2, which encodes MAKTKPGKKDLDSYTIRGTNKVVEVGNCVLMRPSESDKPPYVARVEKIEADHRNNVRVKVRWYYRPEESMGGRRQFHGAKELFLSDHYDVQSAHTIEGKCVVHTFKNYTKLENVGAEDYFCRFEYKAATGAFTPDRVAVYCKCEMPYNPDDLMVQCDGCKDWQTLIR